The following are from one region of the Ochotona princeps isolate mOchPri1 chromosome 4, mOchPri1.hap1, whole genome shotgun sequence genome:
- the CCDC89 gene encoding coiled-coil domain-containing protein 89, with translation MPQREQAVRMDTPPPEELLDKGRESLGNQEEEMEFKELDGLREALANLRGLSEEEKSEKAMLCSRIQEQSQLICILKRRSDEALERCQILELLNTELEEEKEQEAEKLKAQRQHVRKLEERFMTLAANHELMIRFKDEHKSQNVKLKEENEKLRLENNNLFSQALKDKEAQVLQLTALSEDLTKEVEALKQRCAQGASQAQAREKELLELQTQQARAHAKEAEQLRGQLQNLKQQHQQALEQMAKTEEAHTSLSQELQTRLHTVSREKEELLQLSMERGKVLQSKQAEIRQLEEKLEKADVARKRALERFEQEAVAVNSDLRVRELQRQVEGIQKAYDNLRLQSEAFKKHSLDLLGKERELNAKLRHLFP, from the coding sequence ATGCCTCAGAGAGAGCAGGCTGTCAGGATGGACACCCCACCTCCTGAAGAGCTCTTAGACAAGGGACGGGAAAgcttgggaaaccaggaagaagaaatggagttTAAGGAACTGGACGGGCTGAGGGAAGCCCTGGCAAACCTGCGGGGCTTGTCTGAGGAGGAGAAGAGTGAGAAGGCGATGCTTTGCTCTCGCATCCAGGAGCAGTCCCAGCTCATCTGCATCCTGAAGCGGAGGTCTGACGAGGCACTGGAGCGCTGCCAGATCCTGGAGCTGCTCAACACGGAactggaagaagagaaggaacaagaGGCGGAGAAGCTGAAGGCCCAGCGGCAGCATGTCCGAAAGCTGGAGGAACGGTTTATGACCCTGGCAGCCAACCACGAGTTGATGATCCGTTTCAAGGATGAGCACAAGAGTCAAAATGTCAAGCTCAAGGAAGAGAACGAGAAACTGAGGCTGGAGAACAACAACCTCTTCAGCCAGGCTCTGAAGGACAAGGAGGCCCAAGTGCTGCAGCtcactgccttgagtgaggacctcacCAAAGAAGTGGAGGCTCTGAAGCAGAGGTGTGCTCAGGGTGCCAGCCAGGCACAGGCCAGGGAGAAGGAGTTGCTGGAGCTACAGACCCAGCAGGCCCGCGCCCACGCCAAGGAGGCAGAACAGCTGCGGGGCCAGCTGCAGAATCTcaagcagcaacaccagcaggcGTTAGAGCAGATGGCTAAGACAGAGGAGGCACACacgagcctgagccaggagctgcagaccCGACTGCACACCGTGTCTCGAGAGAAGGAGGAGCTGCTCCAACTGTCCATGGAGAGAGGCAAAGTGCTTCAGAGCAAGCAGGCTGAGATCCGCCAGCTCGAGGAAAAACTGGAGAAAGCAGACGTGGCCAGGAAGCGCGCACTCGAGCGGTTTGAGCAAGAGGCAGTGGCCGTGAACAGCGATTTGAGAGTCCGGGAGCTCCAACGCCAGGTGGAAGGGATCCAGAAAGCCTATGACAACCTCAGGCTGCAGTCTGAAGCCTTCAAAAAACACAGCCTGGATCTTCTAGGCAAGGAGCGAGAGCTGAATGCCAAACTCCGTCATCTCTTTCCCTAA